One part of the Anaerolineales bacterium genome encodes these proteins:
- a CDS encoding DMT family transporter — MNALATSVAYALSAALSWGSGDFISGLGARRIGAFHTLLISLPIGFLAALVGAFAINEPLSSLSDLGWGILGGLVGTVGFMSMLHGFAVGRMGVVSPVAAAMGAMVPVLVTALSAGIPPQQQLWGFALALLSIWLVSPRGGDKNRSSGLGLGIIAGLGFGLFFTTLDQISADVTFWPLAASRLASSLLLAAIALATRRPLLPGKLPMAILIPSGVLDMLGNFLFLRAVQTGRLDIAAVLVSLYPGITVLLARLIEKEHLSRLQVVGVGLALLAIALITA; from the coding sequence ATGAACGCGTTAGCCACTTCTGTCGCTTACGCCCTCTCCGCTGCCTTATCGTGGGGCAGCGGAGATTTTATTAGCGGGCTCGGTGCGCGCCGCATCGGCGCTTTCCATACTCTACTGATCTCGCTGCCCATCGGCTTCCTCGCCGCCCTGGTGGGCGCCTTTGCCATCAACGAGCCGCTCTCCTCACTATCTGATCTGGGCTGGGGCATCCTCGGCGGTCTGGTGGGCACGGTGGGCTTCATGTCCATGCTGCACGGCTTCGCCGTGGGGCGCATGGGCGTGGTCTCGCCGGTGGCCGCCGCTATGGGCGCCATGGTGCCCGTGCTGGTCACAGCGCTCAGCGCCGGAATTCCCCCGCAGCAGCAGCTGTGGGGCTTTGCATTGGCGCTGCTCAGCATTTGGCTGGTGTCACCGCGCGGCGGCGACAAGAATCGCAGTTCCGGCCTGGGCCTTGGCATCATCGCCGGCCTCGGTTTTGGCCTGTTCTTCACGACGCTCGATCAGATCAGCGCAGACGTCACCTTTTGGCCGCTGGCCGCCAGCCGGCTGGCTTCCAGCCTGCTGCTCGCCGCCATCGCCCTCGCCACCCGCCGCCCGCTGCTGCCCGGCAAGCTGCCCATGGCTATCCTCATCCCCTCCGGCGTGCTGGATATGCTGGGCAACTTTCTCTTCCTGCGCGCCGTGCAAACCGGCCGCCTGGATATTGCCGCCGTACTGGTCTCGCTCTACCCGGGCATCACCGTGCTGCTCGCCCGCCTCATCGAAAAAGAGCATCTCAGCCGCTTACAAGTTGTCGGAGTAGGGCTGGCGTTGCTGGCCATCGCGTTGATCACAGCGTAG
- a CDS encoding RelA/SpoT domain-containing protein: MRFSPVPSESREKINEAGKILASDNPTQQERTWALDLAERWRACHAYPINTFQATLRDKTRNFQGEPIVAQRLKRMPTIIDKLRRYPSMSLSRMQDIGGVRAILGSFTDVERLAHQYLKNQNFTHELSTVRDYITNPRDEDGYRSLHLVYKYRNPRNPDFDGLRLEMQLRTRRQHIWATAVETMGFVLKEPLKSRRGSQAWIDFFAILASAFAHQEGTPLVPRFAHLNYDETIKELARVEKDLGALIMISGVSAAAEHILKNQKGSSYHLLVLDTNKRTVNVKGYDRDSFAAAEKDYSYFEKRIQDGEDLEPVLVSAGPIDRLRSAYPNFFLDIRDLEKAVRELLS, translated from the coding sequence ATGCGCTTTTCTCCAGTTCCAAGCGAATCCCGCGAAAAGATAAATGAAGCGGGAAAAATCCTCGCATCAGATAACCCGACTCAGCAAGAGCGAACTTGGGCGCTCGACTTAGCAGAACGTTGGCGAGCATGTCATGCATACCCAATAAACACATTTCAAGCTACTCTTCGGGATAAAACAAGGAACTTTCAGGGTGAGCCTATTGTCGCGCAACGGCTCAAACGCATGCCAACGATCATCGACAAGCTAAGACGGTATCCATCAATGAGCCTATCCCGTATGCAGGATATAGGTGGAGTTAGAGCAATACTGGGTAGCTTTACAGATGTAGAAAGACTGGCACATCAGTATCTAAAAAATCAGAATTTCACACATGAGCTGAGCACAGTTCGAGACTACATAACAAACCCTCGTGATGAAGATGGCTATCGCAGCTTGCACTTGGTTTACAAGTATCGGAACCCTAGAAACCCAGATTTCGATGGTCTCCGACTTGAAATGCAATTGAGAACCAGGCGTCAGCATATTTGGGCAACAGCAGTTGAAACAATGGGGTTTGTTTTGAAGGAGCCATTAAAATCCCGAAGGGGCAGTCAAGCGTGGATTGATTTCTTTGCCATCTTAGCATCGGCTTTTGCACATCAAGAGGGTACCCCTCTTGTGCCAAGGTTTGCACATCTCAATTACGATGAAACGATCAAAGAGCTCGCTAGGGTCGAAAAGGATTTAGGCGCCCTAATAATGATTAGTGGAGTTTCAGCTGCAGCAGAGCATATTCTGAAGAATCAGAAAGGTTCCTCTTACCACCTGCTTGTCCTTGATACAAACAAAAGGACAGTAAATGTTAAGGGCTATGACCGTGATAGTTTTGCTGCTGCCGAAAAAGACTACTCTTATTTCGAGAAAAGAATACAGGACGGAGAAGATTTGGAGCCCGTTCTTGTGTCTGCTGGGCCGATAGATAGACTTCGAAGCGCATATCCCAACTTCTTTTTGGACATCCGCGACTTAGAAAAAGCAGTCCGCGAGTTGTTAAGTTAA
- the ung gene encoding uracil-DNA glycosylase, whose amino-acid sequence MDVRIEASWKDKLAEEFEKPYFGQLAEFVRAEYKQFTIYPAGGKIFNAFDACPFDKVKVVILGQDPYHGPGQANGLCFSVSEGIPLPPSLQNIYKELRDDLDVQPPASGDLERWARQGVLLLNATLTVRRGAAASHQGKGWEEFTDAALRLLSQEREHLVFILWGAYARRKGAFIDRMKHLVIESAHPSPLSAHNGFFGSKPFSKTNEYLTKYGLELVQW is encoded by the coding sequence ATGGATGTGCGCATTGAAGCCAGCTGGAAGGACAAGCTGGCCGAAGAATTTGAGAAGCCGTATTTTGGGCAGCTGGCCGAGTTCGTGCGGGCGGAGTACAAGCAGTTCACCATCTATCCGGCGGGCGGCAAGATCTTCAATGCGTTTGACGCCTGCCCGTTTGACAAGGTAAAAGTAGTCATTCTGGGGCAGGACCCGTATCACGGCCCCGGGCAGGCCAACGGCCTGTGCTTCTCGGTGAGCGAGGGCATTCCGCTGCCGCCCTCGCTGCAGAACATCTACAAGGAACTCAGAGACGACCTCGACGTTCAGCCGCCTGCCAGCGGCGACCTGGAGCGCTGGGCACGGCAGGGCGTGCTGCTATTGAATGCGACCCTGACCGTGCGGCGGGGTGCGGCAGCCAGCCACCAGGGCAAGGGCTGGGAGGAGTTTACCGATGCGGCCCTGCGCCTGCTCTCGCAAGAGCGCGAGCACCTGGTCTTCATCTTGTGGGGCGCGTATGCGCGCCGCAAGGGCGCATTCATTGACCGCATGAAGCACCTGGTGATCGAGTCGGCCCACCCTTCCCCGCTTTCGGCGCACAATGGCTTCTTCGGCAGCAAGCCGTTCTCAAAGACGAATGAGTATTTGACGAAGTATGGGCTTGAGCTGGTACAGTGGTAA
- a CDS encoding acyl-CoA dehydrogenase family protein, with protein MNFELSQEHKQWQAAVHDFVAKEVKPKAREVDERSEFNWEAARKGAALGLLGMHIPEAYGGAELDTLSIVLAVEELGWGCGSTALSIGAHSALGCAPVALFGSEELKQKYLPVAASGKSKLAALALTEPGAGSDLSGGVQTQAVLEGDTWVINGSKMWCTNASIADFIVTLVRTGERHSLILVPTDTPGLSIGPAEKKMGLHGSPTHALSYQNVRVPVGNLVGEQGKGLAYTFATLDGGRVGIGALSVGLGRAALEEAVRYAKERHTFGQPIANHQAIQWMLADAETQLNAARLLVWQASWNKDNGKPFAKEAAMAKLFATEVAETVCRNAIQIHGGYGYSSEYPVERIYRDARLMTIGEGTSEIMRMVIARHVVGE; from the coding sequence ATGAACTTTGAACTCAGCCAGGAGCACAAGCAATGGCAAGCCGCCGTCCACGACTTCGTCGCCAAAGAGGTGAAGCCCAAAGCCCGTGAAGTGGATGAACGCAGCGAGTTCAACTGGGAGGCTGCCCGCAAAGGCGCCGCCCTCGGCCTGCTGGGCATGCACATCCCTGAGGCCTACGGCGGCGCCGAGCTCGATACCCTCAGCATCGTCCTGGCGGTCGAGGAGCTCGGCTGGGGCTGCGGTAGCACCGCCCTCAGCATCGGCGCCCATAGCGCCCTCGGCTGCGCACCCGTGGCTCTCTTCGGCTCTGAGGAGCTCAAGCAGAAATACCTGCCCGTGGCCGCCAGCGGCAAGAGCAAACTGGCGGCCCTGGCGCTTACTGAGCCCGGCGCCGGCTCCGACCTTAGCGGCGGGGTGCAGACCCAAGCCGTGTTGGAAGGCGACACTTGGGTCATCAATGGCAGCAAGATGTGGTGCACCAACGCCTCCATCGCTGACTTCATCGTCACCCTCGTGCGCACCGGCGAGCGCCATAGCCTCATCCTTGTACCCACCGATACGCCCGGCCTCTCCATTGGCCCGGCGGAAAAGAAAATGGGCCTGCACGGTTCGCCCACCCATGCGCTCAGTTACCAGAATGTGCGCGTGCCCGTCGGCAATCTCGTTGGCGAACAGGGCAAGGGGTTGGCATACACCTTCGCCACGTTGGATGGCGGCCGCGTCGGCATCGGCGCACTATCAGTAGGCCTGGGCCGCGCCGCGCTCGAAGAGGCGGTGCGCTATGCCAAAGAGCGCCACACCTTCGGCCAGCCCATCGCCAACCACCAGGCCATCCAGTGGATGCTGGCCGACGCCGAAACTCAACTCAACGCCGCCCGCCTGCTAGTGTGGCAGGCCTCCTGGAACAAGGACAACGGCAAGCCCTTCGCCAAGGAAGCCGCCATGGCCAAGCTCTTCGCCACCGAGGTCGCCGAGACCGTCTGCCGCAACGCCATCCAGATCCACGGTGGCTACGGCTACAGCTCCGAGTATCCGGTCGAGCGCATCTATCGTGATGCCCGTCTCATGACTATCGGCGAAGGCACCAGCGAGATCATGCGCATGGTCATCGCCCGCCATGTCGTAGGGGAATAG